The following proteins are encoded in a genomic region of Phragmites australis chromosome 9, lpPhrAust1.1, whole genome shotgun sequence:
- the LOC133928380 gene encoding uncharacterized protein LOC133928380: MALLRALRRALPSLSSPAAVLLRGAPHPLPPPVPLRLLDPIGLRPFSAAAATASQAPAMGANLFGGLMETRFPKRRPGFANRRKRASLRPKGPYYWVKCKPGEPIPANQPNEGSVQGRKEKKRIKQRKAFIMAEKKKRKAQYSAAVKRKEAERTERKMAAVARDRAWAERLIELKQLEEEKKAAMA, from the exons ATGGcgctcctccgagctctccggCGAGCCCTCCCGTCGCTCTCCTCGCCGGCGGCAGTTCTCCTCCGCGGCGCCCCGCATCCACTTCCTCCTCCTGTTCCCCTTCGGCTCCTGGATCCGATCGGACTCCGCCCgttctccgccgccgccgccacggcctCGCAAGCGCCGGCCATGGGGGCCAACCTCTTCGGCGGGCTCATGGAAACCCGGTTTCCGAAGCGGCGTCCGGGCTTCGCGAACCGGCGGAAGAGGGCCAGCCTGCGCCCCAAAG GTCCATATTACTGGGTGAAGTGCAAGCCAGGAGAGCCCATCCCTGCGAACCAGCCGAACGAAGGGAGTGTGcaggggaggaaggagaagaagcggATCAAGCAGCGCAAGGCCTTTATCATG GCTGAAAAGAAGAAGCGCAAAGCACAGTATTCTGCTGCTGTTAAGAGAAAGGAGGCGGAACGAACAGAAAGGAAGATGGCTGCTGTGGCAAGAGACCGGGCATGGGCGGAAAGGTTGATAGAGCTAAAACAGCttgaggaagaaaagaaagctGCAATGGCTTAA
- the LOC133928381 gene encoding tetraspanin-6-like — protein MYPYRFSNVLIGYLNLATLLASIPIIGAGLWLAKGSTTTCSSILQTPLLIIGFVVLLVSLAGFVGACFHVAWALWLYLVAIILLIAMLLGLTAFGFAVTAGGGGTQVPGRPYREYHITDYSLWLQKHTQDIKYWRPALACVVGSKACAKIENWTPMDYLQHDLTPIQSGCCKPPTSCQYSGGMPVGAQEEDCYRWNNAPSILCYQCNSCKAGVMEQVRQDWHKISVLNIIVLVTLIFVCSCGCCAFRNARRSVSEYPYGVNRMSKIHPRWDYYWWRWWRDKREQLY, from the exons ATGTACCCTTACCGTTTCAGCAACGTGCTGATCGGCTACCTCAACCTGGCGACGCTCCTCGCCTCGATCCCAATCATCGGCGCGGGGCTATGGCTGGCCAAGGGCTCGACGACGACATGCTCGTCGATACTGCAGACGCCGCTCCTCATCATCGGCttcgtcgtcctcctcgtctCTCTCGCTGGCTTCGTGGGTGCCTGCTTCCATGTCGCTTGGGCGCTGTGGCTGTACCTCGTCGCCATTATCCTCCTGATCGCCATGCTGCTTGGGCTCACCGCCTTCGGGTTCGCCGTCACGGCAGGAGGCGGTGGCACACAGGTGCCGGGCAGGCCTTACAGGGAGTACCACATCACAGACTACTCCTTGTGGCTCCAGAAGCATACGCAGGACATCAAGTACTGGCGGCCAGCCCTCGCCTGCGTAGTTGGGTCCAAGGCCTGTGCCAAGATTGAAAACTGGACTCCCATGGATTACCTCCAGCATGATCTCACACCAATACAG TCCGGCTGCTGCAAACCACCAACATCGTGCCAATACAGCGGAGGCATGCCCGTCGGGGCGCAAGAGGAGGACTGCTACCGGTGGAACAATGCTCCGAGCATCCTCTGCTACCAGTGCAACTCATGCAAGGCCGGCGTGATGGAGCAGGTCCGCCAGGACTGGCACAAGATCTCCGTCCTCAATATCATCGTGCTCGTCACCCTCATCTTCGTTTGCTCCTGTGGGTGCTGCGCCTTCAGAAATGCTCGCCGATCCGTGTCCGAGTACCCATACGGGGTAAACCGCATGTCCAAGATCCACCCACGCTGGGACTACTACTG GTGGCGATGGTGGCGAGATAAGAGAGAACAGCTCTACTAG